A segment of the Anopheles cruzii chromosome 2, idAnoCruzAS_RS32_06, whole genome shotgun sequence genome:
CCATTTCCCAGGAAACACCGTATGGTTCGCAAATGGATTGAAAATCCATCAATTAACTacaaattcaatcactgcaagAGTTTCCCGCCGGTCCGCGTGGGCTCGTGTAAATCCCTTAAGCTGAGACGGTGGGCGGTATGGTCCGGCCCGCCAGCATGCAACTGATGCGTTCCAAGGAACCGCAACACTCCATTAGGaagagtgagacagagagaggtgGTCCGTGCGCGAGGTGGCAGCGATGCGTTACTTCCTACGGGGGTTGGGTTTTCGCTCATGCGATTGTTATACTTCCTTCCGGTCCGTGGTCGGCGTCTAGTTTCGATTTCTCCGAGGGCTTACGGAACTCTTGCTCCTGTTGGCCCACATGCTCGTCCTGCATGGACGTGCTGGTTGCCACCGGGGACCAGGGCAGGGGCTCGATTCTTTTCGGTTACGGTTTGATGCGTAACAAAAGCCACGGCGTTCGCCTGGACCGTTCACCCTCTGTTGCCGTTTTGGCCTCTTTTGtaagccccggccccggtactgcatggtttttgccactgaTTCTGATTCGCAGGAAACTATTATCCTGGGagcttttcctttttaatgcTACATTAGGTGGCCCGATGGGCCCCGGCGCGCTCCGGAAAGGGGATTATTCTTCTTTTCCGCTCGTTTGGGTTTCTCCTttgggggaggggggggagCTCCAAAAATACTAATCACGGTCCCAGTGTGGGTTCGGGATGCGTGTGGTTTCTGGAAGGAGCCTTTTCCGTACATAAATAGGATAATAATGGAACTCCTTTCACGGAGCTCTAGTTTCATTTGTAACGCTTGGCGCTTCTACTATATACTCGATATTTGTTGGCGTGTTAGGGAGCCGAAGCCGTCTTATGTCTTACGCTTTTCTAATATTGATGTCCGgaacataaaagaaaatctCAAATATGTCGCATCCGCTTGCCATAAATGTAATTCTCGAAACTTGCTAAGCTTCGTTAAAGAGGCACAAACGACGGGGTTACCGAAGCGGAAACTGGAGATCTCCGCCATCTCGGTGTTGCGGAGCGGATACAACCCTGCACGGGGTTTATTTCCGGTTGTATTTCCGCATTTTCCACCCGGCCTTGGGTGACCGAGAGCGGACCAGAAGGTCTTAATAAAATTTATGACGAAGCCATGGCATCACAACGCAACCGACGAGGCATCAATGTGACAACCGTGCCGAACCTGAAACCGGAGCCGGGCTGTCAGGTTTAACAACATTTGTCCGATCCcatgccgtgtgtgtgtgtctgtgtcgaAAGATTGAGTCCTTTTTCGGGGGAGCGGGGTTCCAGCAAAGGTCCTTCGGCATGCCTTTTTCAGTGCCACCGATGCCTGTTAACATCCTGATTATACGCGGTGGCTGTGTATGATCCAATAGCTCCGGCCGTAAGCCGACGGAGTGAGAGTGCGAGACGGTGGAAGGGAGCGTTTGCGGTCGAGTGTGGAAATTTTGTGGCAAAATGATTGAATGTTGGCTGACGGCTCCTCGTTCCGGCCCCGGGGAGGAttgggccggaaaattgtGGAACTATTGGCGATGGAGGAAGCTCGTCCCTTTCTGGCTCCTGTGCTGCGTGCGGGCAGATAACCTAACGATGATATGCGGCTGCTTAAGCCGGTGCCTCCGCTATCCTGAAGTGTGCCGGGATGGGCTATTCGTTCTCCGTAGTCAATGGCATGCCGTCGCGCAGCAAGCAGCACAGGAATTGTATATTCAATTGGTAGAATTATGGGTTTACCAGAAATCGTTCCCATTCTGCAACAAGCAATTCAAACCTCAAACATCCCGAAGCATCCCGTCCCAGCccgtcgtcggagtcggagtttcagagcgagcgagtggcgAGAATAAATTGTTCACTCGTTCGACGCATTTTGGATACATTTTTCACCCAtcggcggcaggcaggcattCCATAGCGAGCCGGAAAACACATCCCCCCGACCGGGGCCGGAACCTCGGAGATCCTTGTTGGTAATCGGGCAAAAACGGGGCAGCAAAACACGCTCACGTTTCGATCCGATGTTATCTTGTAAATTGTGCAGCCTCGGCTCTCGGCGCCCCGGCCAGCCGAGCGCACCAATGTTTGATACTTGTCTGGCAGAATGAATGAACGAGTATTAAAAGGAAATTCTTCACTCACGGatccacggacggacggaaaagTATCGCTTGGAGAAACAGTAGAAAGAGAAAACGCAGGGTGATAAAAAATGGCGTGCTGCTTGGTTGTTGCTGcgaggttttgttttcttataaCGAAGTCAGAAGAATGGCCCAAGATAATATCCTTCTATTTATTAGAAAACGAATCGAAGTGGCACGAGCGACCGGTGAGATCGGTTTGATTTGTGGATGGTGATTTACGGGGCGAGATACCTCGGCCGACGCCCGGGTGGCGTTTTCTGgcaccattttttgttttcagatTTGTTCGCtatgaaaaatgatcatttGCCTATCATGGGAACGATTGGAGGAAGTTGGAGGAAAAAAAGTTTACTACAATAAATGTTAAAGCTAACGTTCATAACTCTATGTACAATGCGAGCCCCCGATGTTCGGTTAACTTTATCGGCTCAAAACTTTAACGTATTAGCTACCGTGTCGGGTCGGGATCTTCTTCGCCCATGGAAAGGCGCacaaaaatccaataaatatAGATTGTTTCGATGCCGGCAGTGGCGGCATTGCCCTCAGAGGCGGCCCGATAAGAAGTGCTTAACGAAGAGCTATTTTTCCACCATCTTATCTGCTCGGTTCGCAACGCACAGCCCGGCGCCCTCGAGGAAACCCGGTAGCCGGAGAGCGTTCCGACGAGCCAACAATATTCCGGCCGGCTTACTCATCGGATCGAATGTTGTTCGTTTACAGGTGAGCGAACGGTAGGCTCCCGGAGGTATTCGGAGTTCGCGTGTTAACCGAGTTAACGAATCGCCGGAACGTTCGACGTTTCAagcaaactgctcgaaattgTAGCCGTGAAACTCACGGCTTCAATTCTGCGCCGAACCCGATTAGAATACACAGATAATGACAAGAAATTATACTCGCCGAATTTGTGGCCCAGAATGAAGCGAAAGTTCAAACGCAAAACGGGAATTCTGAGGTGTCTGCTGCTTGTTTGCGCTGCGCCCGGACAGGCCAGGTCAGTGTTTTTCCATCACTTGATCGGAGTCTAGACGTCATGTTGCATGGCGTTCGTTGCGTTTGTAATAGTTGCAACCTGTTTGTATGGCCGTTGAAGAACTATCGACGGAGTGGTCGAATTGTGAGGCAGGTCAGTAATGGTCGCCACAATGATCGAGAGGTTAGAAAGAGACGGGAAATCGGAGTCTTCCTATCCTTTAGCACTATCCATTCAACGTTGTGATGCGTTCGAATCTGTTCTTCTCAGTGATCAGACGTGCATGAGGCGTGTGCAGATAAAACCTGTCCTTAGACATAACAGAGACAAGAAAGGTTTAAACTCATTTGCTATCAAgttcccgaaccgaacctccGCCCAAGACCTGCCCCAACGCGAAACCTGTTCCGGCGAACAGGGGACAGTGAAGAAATGATGATTTGCTGTATTGTGTCTGACTATGCGCTGTCCGGTTTTTGTAACCCGACAACTTGTTAATGGTTCAAAAGAACACCGTATCGAAGAAATTCCGGTGGACATCTTCATACACGTGTTGCACTCCGCGAATTAAATTGATTCGAAACACTATGAGTTGAAGCCGTTGATGccgttattgacgaaaaacttcAAAACGGATATCAAAACTCGGTCGATCTCAAGAAACGGCGCATTATGaggaaaaggcgaaaaaaaaaaaatcccacaaTGTGTCGCATTGTATGGCCTCCAGGAACGCTTCTATGCTCCAGGAACGCCTAGTCTCTTGTGAACCAGGTACATCAGAGAATGCATTAACAACGTTTAGAACAACCTAGTACGACAGCTGGAAGCATCTTCGGACAGATTGTGTGTGGGACAGCCTTACGAACCCATCCGGTGCTTGTGCGATCAGTTCGAGTTTGTGCCTCTCAGTGATCAGACGTACCAGAGATCCCGCTTTCATCTCTCCAGCTTTCGCTTCAAACATGTCCGGATTCTCTGAACCTGAACCTGTTCCGACCGATCTTCACCGCAGTCGGCGAAGAGCCTTACGTCCGGTACGTTGGCTAATTTGGTTAATACTCTTTTGTGTTCTGTCTAAGAAAGCGGGGGGCTTCTCTACCAGGAAAcatcttgtttgtttgttcaacgAAGCTAAGCCCAAATCTAAAGAGTACCGTATCGAAGACACTCCGCTGGACCTCTGCACACACGTGATATACTTCGGGGCGGTAGTCGATGGGGAGTACCTTGAGCTAACGACGCAGGATAAAAAGGTTGATATACAAGAGAAAGGTTTTCAAAAGTTCGCCGATCTCAAGAAACAACGGCCTGATGTACAGCTTTTGTTGGGCGTTAACAAATGGTCagaaaaaacttttcaaaagCTGACTGCCTCAAGCAATACACGAAAAAACTACATTGATAGTGCCATCCGTTTGTTGAAGCGATATAATTTCGATGGACTAGCGTATAAATGGTACTATCCGAAAGAACTAATACATAATTATGCTACGTTAAACGAAGAAACGAAGCAAGCTTTCAAGAGTGCCGGACACGATTCGTGGACAGTTTCAGTGTCTGTTGACGGAACAGATAAATTCATTGGCGCAGGACTCGACCACAAGCGCATCTGCCAGTAAGTATCAGCAACCGTTTGGTGTTCATTACATCAGTCAGAAAAAATGTGATTATATTTCTAACCTTAGATCGGCTGATTTCGTTCGCCTTCGAGTATGGCGAAAACCggagtacacaaaaaaatTCACGGACGTCCCTTCTCCGATGAACCGGCGAAACTTTGACAAAGGTGATCTCAAGCACTACAACGTTGTGGACGCGACAAGAAACTGGATCAATATCGGATGTCCCAGGGATAAAATACAGCTGAAAGTGTCGTTAAATGGCTTGATTTTCGATTTGGTTGACAAGGACGAGCGCGGTGTTAATTCTCCTAGTTGTAGTATTCCGGATTTGGTGCCGTACAACAAAATATGCTCCCGACTGGACAAAAAACAGGAGAAGGACAAAAAGAACTGGGTTAAAGATTGGGACGCGCGAAGTATGTCACCGTACGCGATATCCGGGCACAAGTGGATtggttatgaaaatgaagattCTCTCGAAGAGAAGGTACATTTCGTGGACAGTGAAGGTTTAGGAGGATTAGTGGTCGATTCACCTGATGCAGATGATTACAGTGGAATTTGTGGAAGGAAGTACCCTTTGCTGACGGCTCTTTTTGAGGCTTACAAACCAATCTggtcgaccgacgacgacccctTTGTCTTTGCCATCGAGCGATCCCGTCGTGATGTGATCCCAAGGGGAAAGAAGAATTCATTTTTATCACGAGAAGAATACACGAATTAAGGCACATATGTTAGGCGATCTTCATTTCTGTGTTCCCCAACGAAAGACCAAGCCCGGCCTCAGTTCcaatggaaaaattaaatgctGTGTAGTCTATGGATTAACTCAGAAAGGTCCACTATGAGCTGTTACGATCAAACGAAACCTTCACCGTTGTTGGCAACAAACGATACAATTGAGAAGCACATTGAAGCGGCACtaatatgcaaaaaaaaattaaattgtgaTTTTCGAACCACGCCAACGCAAGGCAAGTTGTAGGTGAAATAGTTAAGCACTCGTCGGGACCGTGGTAACACATTTGTATGCTCGTGAAAAAACTTAAATCCAATGGTCGAACCTTAAATACTCAGACACATGGGACCTCAAACACCATACCCGTGGAAGATCGTAGCTAGAAGATGTACTAACTTGTACTAGAAGCTTACGAGAAATGACAGTTTCGAGAGTTTGCTTCGAACCGATAAACATTCTGGACTTATTCTCCGGACTCACGGTCCTGATAGTCCTATCAGGACTAAAGAATGCGCCTACTCAATAAAGTCACTGCGGTACCAGAGGCACTGTAGCCGAGGTTCGGTTCTAAACTATAGATTCGTGCCGACCAAATAGAACCGCCACCCACTGCCGTCGAAAACCCACCAGCGCCAGGAGTAACAAACGGGTTCGCTGTACTGGTGACGTGTTTGGCGTGCCATCCGTGGTGGTAAACGCGGAGCACGGCGGTGGCAGTCAAAATAATGCCAGTATTTGATTTGAAGAGCGCGAATTGTGTTCGATTGGGGTTTAGgttttgttgtggaaaaaccACCGGCTCCTCGTCGTTGTCCGTGGTGGTTCCCAGTTTCCCAAAATGAAAATTGtataaaatgaaagaaaaaggaaaaaaatcggcAAAATACAAACCACGCGCCGCAGAGTACAGAGTTACGTGTACTTCATTTTATTCGATCTCGTTAGTTGAAGGATACATGATGGTGtttgaatgtgtgtgtttctatGTGTTCCGTGTGCATTCCACTTCAATCCTGTCTCTAACACACAtcaaactctctctctcttttttattGCACAACACGAACCTACTGGAGCCTGCTTTTCTCATTCTATCTCATTTACTCTCTCTATTGGCTATCAAGCTCGGTGCAATCAACGTCACGTGCGACGTGTCAGTGTGGTCTGCTCTACtactgctcctgctgctgctcctggcaGGGTTACTAGATCTGCATCGGCGGGCCTATTATACGTAGGTTCGACGATGATGGGTTTCTCATGCTCTGTGTATCATGCACCGGTTTTTGGATTCCACCTACgtttttttaaactattttttgtgtccgtgagggtgtgtttgtgtgttattttATTAGTGTTCCGGCACCAGACCGGCTTCGTTTTCTCTGTGGTCTGGTGAGGGAGCCCGCCATGTATGCTTCCGATAAACGAGAGCCGCCGAACCCAACGGGTCCGAAAACACAATGCGTCACCTCACCTCAGCCACAGGTCCTCCGACAGGTCCGACAGGTCCTGACGTACGTGTGTGCGGCTTCCAATCCAATCGACCTGGTCCACACGCCGGGCGCCGACGGTTCCATGCATCAATGTCGGTCGCGCGTTGCGAGTGAGCGGCAAAAAAGGGGATATAAAATATTGAACGAAggtggaaaaaatgggaacgaaATTTTTCATGCGCAGCTCGATTGAAAGGTACGGAAATTCGGCAGCACGGAAAACCGCACAATTCGGGAAAAGCTTTCCGTCGGTGCCGTGACCGGGAACGTCGGGAACGGATCTAACCTCTGCCGGCCGTCGACGCTGGACCGGCGCCGAGTTATTTGCCCAACAGGCAAGGCATGATATCACATTTCCGCTCCTCGAGCCGGTGCGGACAGAAGCGGCCGTTCTCCGGGTTGAGCACGTAGCGGGTGCGCTGCTGGACGGCGTAGTCGCCGCAGGTTTTGCTGCAGGGCGACCAGGCCGACCAGCCGGAGTACTCGCACTCGATCGGCTCGGGCGCGTAGCGGGTCGAGGGCCCCCACGACGGGTTCGTGTCATGCCGGGACGAGTCGCAGTGCGAGAAGCAGCGCTCGACCTTGCGCAGCTTCCGCGGACACCGCTGCCCTCCGTTCGCTGGGTGTACCTGTGAAGTTGCGGAGGTCAGTAAGCCCGCAGAACCTAGGCGGCAAACAAagagaaaggaaggaagcaagGACTGACCAGAATGGTGCGGCTCTTGGCGCGGAATCCTTCGCCGCAGGTTGCGTTACAGGGCCCGCGCTTCCAGTGTGACGTTTTGCAGTCCTGCTTCAGGTCCGTGTCGGAACCGCCGGCGCCGTAGTCGGAACCGCCGGCACTGTTTGTGCTGATTTGGTCCCGTATCGGGATGTTGGTGAACTTCCGGTCTGAGGGCCAGAGAACGAAGGCGGACGTCAGAATCCCGAAACCGAATCCGATTCAACCCAGCCCGGAGCGCTTACCTTTGCTGCACGTATCGAGACAGTCCTCGCGGGACatgaagttgttgttgttgccgccgcaCCCGGTGAAGAACAGGATCGAGCAGTCGTTCTTGTCGCCATCGTAGTACCAGCGGGTCTGCGAGTCCCGACAGTTGCCCGGTTTCGGATCCAGGAAGCACAGTTCTGGGGGGGCAGAAAGAGGACCACGCATTCATTCGAAGACCGGAAATCACGGAAAACCCGAACCTGCTCCGTACCTGGTACACCGTAAAGTCCGTCGCAGGGTGGCAAGTCGTGGCCGCAGGTTACCTCCTCGACCGTCTCCACGCCGTAGCAGGGATCGTTCTGGTCGGTGATGTGCAAATCGTTGTCTTCTCCGTCGCCGTGATCCTCGACGCTGCCGTggtcctcgtcatcgtcgtcctcgtcgtccccGTGGGCCGGTCCGCGGCGCCGGGTCATGTAGTAGTTGACGAACCGCTTGTGGTGCACCTTCATGCTCTTGTTGATCGGCATCCGGGTCCGCATCTTGCGCCCCAACCCGCACGTCACGCTGCACGGACTCCACTCGGACCACTGCGTCATCTTGCACTTGGGATTGATCTGTGGTAACGAGACCGCGGACGGATTAGTATTTCAGCTGGTctgggagggggggggggatagTTACGTCGGAGCTGAGGACGGGCTGCGAGATGTCACCACCGCAGTCCTCGTCGCACGGCACGGTCTGCTGCAGGAGCGGCGGGTTCGGCAACCGTTCGCACTTCTTCCGGGCGCCCTTCTTCCGGTACTTCCGCGAGCGAGTTCTGTTGCCCCGCCCGCACGGCGAGCTGCACTCGCTCCACGGGCCCCACTCGGTCACCTCACACTCCGGGTCGCTCTGGTAGGCTTCCTCGATCTCCTGGCTGTTGTAGTCGCAGTCCCGATCCGTGCCGACGCACGGCCGGCGGTCGAACAGCTTCTTCTTGCACTCCGTCTGCTTCGCCTTCAGCGGGTGCCGGTAGACGCGGCGCCGCGTCTGCTTGCCCTTGCCACACCGCGAGCTACAGTCCGTCCAGTCGGACCACGGTTCCGTCTCGCACGCCTGCTTACTCTCGTTTTCCTCCTCGTTGTCCGCCTCGCAGTTCTTCTCGTACAGCCGCTGCCGGGAGAGGTAGATCCGTGCCAGCGGTTTCATCTCCGTGCCGGACGGATCGTAGAACGGGGACCGTGGGTCGTTCGGGAAGTTGGACTTGATGCGCCGGATCACGTCCGGTGGGTTGGTCGGCTGGTCGGGCGCAATGTACGTCGGCCCACTGTCGGTGCCGGCGTCCCACGGGTACAGGTTCAGGATCTTGTTCTCGATCCACGAGCAGTTGGTCAGGCACAGCTCGAGCCCCGACACCCCCACGATCCAGTCGGGCGACGGGTCGATCATGGACACGAGCGACACCAGGTGGTGGTTGGAGTCGACGCGAAACACGGCGAACGTTTTCCCGGTCACATTCGGGTACGAGATGCCCCGGGCCTTGATGATGGTGCGGATTTTGTCACTCTGATGGAGGGACAGAGAGAAATCGATATCGTTAAGCAATTAACAATAACTCCAAAAACAATGATCGGCCGACAAAAGCCTTTTACATTGATAATGTTAGTTGCATGGTGATATATCAAATGTCGTATGATATATTTCCGATTGTTTGAATGATTatgaaaaaacaaagaaccaTTGTAATTCTGACATCTTTACTAACTGCGCATGAAATTCGCAAACCTGATTGACGATCCACCATGAACTTGAGAATCCGGATTGAACCAATTAACGAAGCTTTTAACCCATCCGAATCGATGCTTATGTGATCAGTTTAAGTTCGTGCTTCTTGGTGATCAGGCATAGCAGAGCCGTTAGCAAAGCATACCTGCTTTCATCAGCAAAAGAATTCTTTTTTGCATCAAGTCCGAGAATTAATCCACCGGAGACTCACGGGGAGAGTCTGTTCCGACGGATCTTCTTATGTGCGTCCAATTCTTCGCCTGCGCATCATCGCTACTTGACCACTTATGTTAGTGTATATATTAGAGTTCATTGCACGGTGATGTTCCTTTCTGCATGAAATAGGTCTATTAATGTAGATTCGCTTTACATCCATGTTGCATGGCGTTCGTTGCAGTTGTAATAGTTGCAACCTGTTTGTATGCCCGTTGAGAAATTATCGACGGAGTGGTCGAGTTGTGAAGGAGGTCAGTAATGGAGGCCGTGATGAACGAGAGCTTAGAAAGAGATGGGAGGTCGGATTCTTCCCATTCTTCAGCACTATCCATTCAATGTTGTGATGCGTTCGAATCTGTTCTTCTCAGTGATCAGACGTGCATGAGACGTGTGCGATAAAACCCGTCCTTAGACATAACAGAGACAAGAAAGGTTTGAACTCATTGGCTATCAAGTTCCCAAACCGAACCTCCGCCCAAGACCTGCCCCAACGCGAAACCTGTTACGGCGAACAGGGGACAGTGAAGAAATGATGATTTGCTGTAATGATGATTCTGTCTGACTATGCACTGTCCGGTTTTTGTAACCCGACAACTTGTTAATGGTTCAAAAGAACACCGTATCGAAGACATTCCGGTGGACATCTTCATACACGTGTTGCACTCCGCGAATGAAGTTGATTCGAAACACTACGAGTTGAAGCCGTTGAAAGTAAAGcacgaaacatttcaaaacggATATCAAAAGTCGGCCGATCTCAAGAAACGGCGcactatgggaaaaaggcgAACATTAGGCGCTTTCAAAGTTTGACAATTTAAGTTAGATTTcatttaaatataaaaaataaactatgACCAATCCCAAGTTTTAGCCGTCTGGTTTGCGTAGTTTCCTAGGATCAATTATCCGTTAAAGTTGAAGGAGTGATAAAATTTTTTCGTTTAATCCAACTTTTATTGATTACTTTAAAGCGATCGTTTGCATGGCTTTCAAACGATAATGTACTTTCATTTTATACAATTCAAAGGGTACAGTCAAAGGGTTACAATACAGTTTGTCAACCTTGGTAGTTCAGTAAAAACTTGTGTCGCATTGTTTCGTCTAAACTAGGTATTGAAATTAGAATTTAGCTAATTACCAATTATTTCCAGTATGTAGTTATCATGTGCGTGTCTTTTTGAAAGTGCGACCGTTACggttattttaagaaaactcTTCTACGCACCAGGAACGCCTAGTCTCTTCTAAACCAGTCACATCACAAAATGCATTAACAACTTTTGGAACAACCTAGTACGACAGCTGGAAACTTCTTCAGACAAATATCGTTTCGCGACGCAAGCGTTCCTTTGAATGTTGCAGTTATGGATCTTTACGATCGGAAACGGTGCTTGTGTGATCAGTTCGAGTTAGTGCCTCTCAGTGATCAGACGTACCAGAGCCGTCAGCAGAGCAAACCTGCTTTCACTAGCAAAAGAAACATGTTCGGATTCTCTGAACCTGAACCTGTTCCGATCGATCTTCACCGCACTCGGCGAAGAGTCGTTCGTCCGGTACGTTGGCTAATTTTGTTCATGCTCTTTTGTGTTCTGTCTCAAAAGGCGGAGGCCTTCTCTACCAGGAGGCATCTTTTTTGTATGTTCAACAAGCCTAATTCTAAACCTGAAGAATACCGTATCGAAGACACTCCGGTGGACCTCTGCACACACGTGGTATACTTCGGGGCTGTGGTCGATGGGGAATACCTTGAGCTGACGCCGCAGGATAAAAAGGTTGATATACAGGCGAAAGGATTTCAAAAGTTCGCTAATCTCAAGAAACGACGGCCCGATGTAAAGCTTTTGTTGGGCGTGAACAGATGGTCAGATAAAACCTTCCAACAGCTCACTGCCTCAAgcaacacacgaaaaaaataCATCGATAGTGCCATTCGTTTGTTGAAGCGATATAATTTCGATGGACTAGCGTATAAATGGTACTATCCGAAAGAAGCAATACATAATTATGCTACGTTAAATGAAGAAACGAAGCAAGCCTTCAAGAGTGCCGGACACGAATCGTGGACAGTTTCAGTGTTCGTGGACGGAACAGATAAATTCATCGGAGCAGGACTCGACCACAAGCGCATCTGTCAGTGAGTTGCAACAACCGTTTGGTGTTCATTGAATCAGCCAGAAATAAGTTGATTATGTTTCTATCCCTTAGATCGGCTGATTTCGTTCAGCTTCGAGTACGGCGAAAACCGGAGAATACAAAAAATTTCACGGACGTCCCTTCTCCAATGAACAGGCGAAACTTCGACAAAGGTGAGCTTATGCACCACAACGTTGTGGACGCGACAAGAAACTGGATCAATATCGGATGTCCCAGAGAAAAAATACTGCTGAAAGTATGGTTAAATGGCTTCCTTTTCAATTTGGTTGACAAGCACAAGCGCGGTTTAATTCTCCCAGCCATAGTTTTCCGGATTTCGTGCCGTACAACAAAATATGTGCCCGACTGCAGGAAACGAGAAGGACGAAACGAACTGGGTTAAAGATTGGGACGCGCGAAGTATGTCACCGTACGCGATATTCACGTGGATtggttatgaaaatgaaaattctCTCGAAGAGAAGGTACATTTCGTGGACAGTGAAGGTTTAGGAGGATTAGTGGTCGATTCACCTGATTCAGATGATTACAGTGGAATTTGTGGAAAGAAGTACCCTTTGCTGACGGCTCTTTTTAAGGCTTACAAACCAACCTggtcgaccgacgacgaccattCGCCTTTGCCATCGAGCGAGCGTGATGTGGGCCCAAGGGAAAGAAGAATTTGAGAAGAATACACGAATTAAGGCCATATCTTAAACGATCTTCATTTCTGTGTTCCCCAACGAAAGATCGAACCTTCGGAAGACCAAGCCCGCCTCAGTTGcaatggaaaaattaaatgctGTGGGAAACCGTGAAAACACATTTATATTCTGGTGAAGAAACTTAAACCCAATGGCCTATTCTTGgatacacagacacacagaacCTAAGAGCTAGGTGATGGAtcatactttgaataaaatatgtactAACTTGGCGTCTAGTTTCTTCTAGACATCCAGGGTTTGTAGCCGAAAACTTTGGGGTTCCCCTTATTAAGTGCCACCAGCTTGCGTATTGCATTAAAATTACcacaaatgaaaaacaaatttcgaAACGAACTGTCGTTAACGCGGAACAGGGTGTGGCAAAagttatttaaatgttaattatGCTCAGCTCTCGTTTGGCAGCGGCCAAACATATGGCCCGCCCGGCGCACGGACGGAACGATGGGAGCACAAATGGGTTAATTAAGTTACATGCATCTTAATGAGATTCTGTTCGCCAAATTTTATAATCTTCTACTCGGGCCTGGGCCCTGGGGTACGGTTTGTCGATCGGGCAGGCGTTGATCTGTTCAGCCCATCGTACAGGG
Coding sequences within it:
- the LOC128276907 gene encoding spondin-1, which gives rise to MIDPSPDWIVGVSGLELCLTNCSWIENKILNLYPWDAGTDSGPTYIAPDQPTNPPDVIRRIKSNFPNDPRSPFYDPSGTEMKPLARIYLSRQRLYEKNCEADNEEENESKQACETEPWSDWTDCSSRCGKGKQTRRRVYRHPLKAKQTECKKKLFDRRPCVGTDRDCDYNSQEIEEAYQSDPECEVTEWGPWSECSSPCGRGNRTRSRKYRKKGARKKCERLPNPPLLQQTVPCDEDCGGDISQPVLSSDINPKCKMTQWSEWSPCSVTCGLGRKMRTRMPINKSMKVHHKRFVNYYMTRRRGPAHGDDEDDDDEDHGSVEDHGDGEDNDLHITDQNDPCYGVETVEEVTCGHDLPPCDGLYGVPELCFLDPKPGNCRDSQTRWYYDGDKNDCSILFFTGCGGNNNNFMSREDCLDTCSKDRKFTNIPIRDQISTNSAGGSDYGAGGSDTDLKQDCKTSHWKRGPCNATCGEGFRAKSRTILVHPANGGQRCPRKLRKVERCFSHCDSSRHDTNPSWGPSTRYAPEPIECEYSGWSAWSPCSKTCGDYAVQQRTRYVLNPENGRFCPHRLEERKCDIMPCLLGK